From the Papaver somniferum cultivar HN1 chromosome 2, ASM357369v1, whole genome shotgun sequence genome, the window cgtagaatagaacgttcactgagcttcccccttctatgaggatctttttgaggttacatccagccactggtagtgtgaggaccaagggatcgttatgatcttccatatcttcttcgatatcttcagtatcgaagataataggtgcgtccatccactcttcgtgctcttccacctctacgccatcaatcttatataattcgcagtggtcttcgaactgcttccgtagcctctttcctatttgcgctgtaagggagggccccacggcttcggaacacgagatggtgttgattgtgcgatttccctctggaagttggacttgcttggtccgtttggatctatcctcggtgacctcctttcgtatgtaatgtttgagttcgccagcatcaatcaatttttggatcattattttgaggtttttgcatttctcggtctggtgtccattgaagcaatgatactcacagtaatctttagacttctcggttcttgggggctgttttcccttagaccatggccactccaaattttcccttcctttgatctctcgcaagatccgagcgtagctagcattgagatttgtgtaaacctgatcttcgaattttcgatcgtcttttcgtcgttcatcccttcgttccttcctatcttcgtgaggccattccactgagctatttcttttggacccgctggtttgttctgcggaattggtacggtgagacctctgtgtgtgtgccctcgggttctcacgctggatttctacaagacgagcgtacttttcaataattattcgaagatctccttatgtcttaggcacgcttccatgaatctcaacaaatagtggactcattcggtctaatccccacttgtagcagttgatacttactactgggtccacactccctatggcttggaagatcttgtgccatcttttggtgtattccctcgtgttctccttgtagccaattgccatagaaaaaagtttatccattccagtgttgacagctttgttgtacatgtatgtcctcagaaatttctctgcgagttgatcgtaggaattgatggaatcaggtggcaggttgtcaaaccaagacaaagccgatcccttcagacttgatggaaaatatctacagaggacgacGTCGTtatgactccatcgggctaagatacggttataataccggatatgtgccgcgggatcactggatccgtcgtagcattcaaaagttgggacagtgAACTTTAACAGAATGGGGgtgtttgccaggcgatgagttaggggcgtggagttagcttctttcatcacctcttcaagccttcctacgccttgtctggcttttaactgtttgatctcagccatcatatcatcacgcagctcctccattgcgcgataatatcccacgttctcatgctcagttgagcgtttctttcttcgatcttcgctgtcataatagtctaactcttcggtggcatattccggatcggatgcactgcttcccctggcgtcatttgctaggatgattcttcggtctcgattaggctccggtgctttagaatttgcttcgtccagttgttggctagtcttcgtgctttgggcaatcttatctttcaagtcttggttctccctggccagaagagttacggcatctgcgtagacctgctggctctttttcaattcttcgatctctaccatcagtcggtgggactggtttgatccctgattgggagttccggctggtacccctacgaccatagttcccccttcatctacagtgtgtattaagggtggccgaggatcagcttcaattgttggtctctccaagtttggtcccctcggttgagcttccacccgtggTACTAAAACCACCGATatgtttgattctgaccgttggttgatggcattccgaagattggtggatgtgcgggctgatgtgtcatagattctgctaccccctctttttgttgatggatttggcttgaaaccaaagtcttgttatcTTCTGTAGTCTGGAGGGCCGAAATAGTCTTCGTGGCTGCTGCTTTAAGagtcgcggctgcaatggagttagtgttcataggtgaagtgatctcCGCAGCgtcctgcctctgagtagttgttttagctttgtctcctttctgcttgcttcgggtcatgaccgaggtaaccctcggtgtctcctttgatgaggctttggtttttcctgcctctagtatcttctccatttttaatctttttctgcataggggaataaataaggagaaccaaagatatccacgaggatcgggttagcgccattcgtacccgcaagactattggaatagaaggaaaaggcagatccgtcgcgaggactcatgaatctggatttattaagtcttagttgagGAAAACACCTCAcatgcaaatctgtgatagatagttgcgggtttgtctgctttgaaatggtgtttttgaaaatgaagaccatgaacccagaataaaaaagcttttgaaagcacgctgaacccagaataaaaaaaggttttgaaagcacgatgaacccagaatagggcacgaccataatgcgcgttttaaggtgaaatcacaggataagataaatctgtTACCGGGataaagtccctgtttctagcgccaaattgtgaacacataaatcacgaagccatccacgtgttcaaaaacaatattcgcatacatcctaattctagaattgtacgtcgtatgcgtaatgggatgattatatcgattcatcgactcgaagcctccgggcttgtcattgtctagtcgaatattatcgtAAATAATgatcgtataaaggaataaatctagaatcacgtataaatataaagcatatgaagtttaacgctgaatgtaaggtgctgaaatgtaaatgagacaaatTTACGTgcttcggcactaaggcctacatccacggggtttggtgtttcactatgtattgaatggttacaaagatagtcgaatgactttagaatatacataggtctgcggaagtagggggattacttatcctcgcttcttccacgagctgatcgacacgtgtatatctcttgggtatttaatgcgggtagatggatgtctgctcgtgtcagacaagtgtctctttgtctggtcatatCTGTGTCAGcctaacttcctctcggccgttgatctgggatcttcctagGGATTGGATGTGTTAATACCccaggggtattatctggtgctcctctgagccatcatacctatgtgatcctctgtccttgaccatcagatctgctgaccgatggcatcttatgatgagatgcttgctatcatgttttgatgtctcgcttcgcatgccttccacgtgtctctttctgtacacgtggtggatgatgaaaggtgtacatacactgATCTACTGTTGTTTGATTATACATGGCTGCTCTAATTTCTCTTTGATTTAAAAGAGGCGATGGTGGCGGCACCACCAATCGATTATTATATCCGGGCATGTTCATCATCTTTTACATCTGATCTCTtttttcattattagtggacTTTGATAGAAATTGGATAGAACATAGACTAACCAAATTTGAAAACATGTTTTTGCAATAGATTGGTATGTGGTGGAAAAAAGACTAACTCTAGTTAAATGGTGGAGAGTGTTTAGAGTTCTATGAACGGGAAACAGGAATTTGAATTGGTTAGAGTAATCACAGGGGTCCAATCCAAAGGAAGTCATGTAGGCTTCGGCTGAATTGCCGAAGTACCCTTTTGGAAACCCGTTTCCAAAAATACCACCCATAACATAACAGTGGTTCTAAACGAACCGTGaaaaaactaaggaaaaaccATCCCTCTCATATGCTTGCTTGGGCCCACCACTTAGAAGATTAGCAGGATCCACTTTTGGGCCCACAATTTGAAGAACGTGGGAGAGAAAGTTTTGTCGTGGTTTTTTCCACGGTTTGTTAAGAGTTTTGTAACAATGAATTTCTAAAGATGCCACTTATGACATTCTTGCCCCTAAAAACAGAGAGTGGGGGTGGGGCTCACACTAAACCCACCCCTGCTAATCCACAGTGTTGGAAGGGACCCCACCTCACTCTCTCTATCGTGATAGCCAGCGGGATTCAACCCGCGGGATATGTAGAAGTTCTGTAAAAGTATACCTTTTAGAATGTCAAAATATCCTAGAGTATAAGCAAAAACCGATCTCctataaaataaacaaaaaccaCAACCGTAGACACAATAACTTAGCTAGCGCACTGCAAAATAAGAATACAAAACATGATTAGAACGGAAGAAAAGATTTCTAGATtgctaagaagaaaaaaaatccccaatttatcgATTTCCTTGTTTTTCGGTGTGGCACTGTTACATGAGTTGTGGAGAACCGAGATTTATTTggcaaaatatgataaaaattgGTGCGACACAAGTCATCTAACATCAAGTTTTTGTACATACTTTATGTGGAGAGCTTAACCAAGAAATTGTCGAGAGTATCCTAAAACTAGTTGCAGAGAGTAaggttgttcatggtcggttttggctcggtttccagccaaaccaaaaccgaaaccaatattattggtttctaaaaatctaaacaaaccaatccattaaccattggttcggtttatAAATGGTTTTATGCGGTTTCGGTTTGTTCCATTGGGTTAATGGAAAACCAACTGTATGTCAGTTTTCTGAAATTGACAGTTCAAATCTTTTAAACAAGTAACAGTTGAATTTTTTTAACCTACCTGCAGAATGTAATTAACACACAAGCGTAGTTCATAACTCAAGTTTATAAGCATAGTTCAAAACATAAACATTACAAATTCAAAATACATGAATTCCAAGTTCTGCATGCTCCAAGTTCGTAACTCAGTTGAAGATTCTGGCGAATGCCGACTGGagacaaagaaaagaagaagagaaaaaatgaaTTCGTCTGGGGTAAGGGTAGAACTTAGGTTTACCAAGAGTGAGATGGACGGGGTAGATTAAATCTATCTGATTTTAATCAACGGCCTATACTTATCggttttccattggtttttggttcggttttcaggtcaaaccaaaaccgaaccagTAATATCggtttccaattttttttatcaatccattagtaaatggtttggttcggtttcttcctaatcagattggttcagtccgattccagcggaaaaccgaaaccatgttcagccctagcaGAAGTGATcaaatactacctccgtttcaaaaaaagtAGACTAATTTGTGTgcaaatttacacacaaaccagcctattatttagaaacggagggagtactcaACAAATAAGTTTAGGTCCACGGAATGATTACATTCAATAACGGCGAATCAGAACGTTCATTACTATGAAATTCAAGAAATTGGTCACATAAGATACATGTCATATTATACGGAGTATattgaaatttgaaaaaataaaaataaataaaatcattctACCGCTGATAATTTTTTAATCTTGCAATTTTTGGTTGATCAACTCTCCTGACATTCCTTTTTGGATTGCGTGGGTAAGTTGGTAAATCCAAAACTTGCTTCTCGAAAAATGATCCGGATTCGAATTTCATCCGTTTATCATTGGGTACTGCTACTTTTCTCCTAGGGTTCTGACTTAAGAAGGAAGTCAATTTCGCATATTTATCCTGCAACGGTTCTTCAAGTTCCTTCACTTGACATTCTTGTTGCGTTTGCCGTTCATATGTTCCATGAGGATCATCAACGCTATACGATAGTTGTTGTTTCTGCTGCTGTATTTGTTGCTGTTGCGGTTGCCTTGAGCTCTCTTCTTGGAATTGCCTTAGCTGCTGCAGTTGTCGTATGTAGTTTTCTTGTCGCTGGAATTCTTGCTGCTGCAGGCCTGCAGCGATTTATAATTgagcaattgctgctgcagcatgTAAGGTTCTTGCAGGTTTTGCGGCGTATAGTGTTTTGTTGGCCGTTTTTGTATGCATGAGAAGCACATACAAGTATTATCATGGTTTTTCATGGCTGCCATTGTGAAAACCTAAACAGGGTTCGTGTTTTGTTAACGGCGTCAATTAGAGAGATTGAgaggaaagaaaatatatatatatatagataaatATATAGAGGAATAAAGGGGGAGTATTTATAGGAAACGGTGTTCCCATATATTGAGTTTCTTTTTAGGAGTCATATTGCCAAACCAGCTATGGGAAGCGGCATCACAATTGGTCGGCATGCGCAAGATGGAAGAGATTGTGGTGCAATTCAACTGAACTCAAAACACGcaacaagataaaaaaaattgatcaagaacaatttttgaaataatatatgagaatcTACTTCATTGACATACACGGCGAGGCCGAAGATCGTACTGTCTTGAATATGAACTTGTTGTGACTGAATTTTCTGCAACCTCCTCTGGTAACAAGAAGTCGGGATCTTTACAGAAATTTTCATCTTCTGACAAATCTTCATCTATCCAAGTTGAAAAGTCGATATCATCACTGCTCTCATCAATTTCCAAGGGCATGGCTCTCTTCCTTTCCATCGTGTTAACTTTGTCAATTAGAGTCTCTAACATTCGATGGTTCAGCACTTCGTAATCCCTGTACGTGAAAATGGAATACAAAAGTTGAACAGCCGCAGCAACTAGGAACGAAGATCTCGCAAGCGTAACCTTTGACGCTAACCATACTTGTTGATCCAGGTCTACTCCGAACCGGCACATTATGAATTCAACAAGGAATATGGCGCATAGTCCTAAATAGAGCCGTGCCCTCATGCCGTACGTCTGCTTAGCACTGGTTAGCATGTAAAGTAAAAAGATGACAAAGGAGTAGAATAAAAAAGCTTTTATAGAACGCGATTCGAGCAAGATGGCATTGTGCAAGGTGAAGAGTTTGTCAAGCGCCAAAAACATGCTAGCCTGCTTCGATTCGAATTCTTCCTGAGCTGCCAATATGGATTTTGAATTCTCAATCAAATGGTCATGCGCTTGTTGAATTTGTTGTTGCCGTCTTAAGAGTTCTTCTTGTTGCTTTTGGCCAAACTCGGCCAGTGTTTGCAGAGAAGCCCTGCTTTCTTCTAGCGCTTGGGACTGGAATTTAGTCAAAAAATCAAGTCCTTCCAGAGCTGTAGATTGTCCATCCAGGAGTTGTTTCTGCTTATCTAAAGAAAGTCCTGCAACGTTTCCGATATCGTTAGCTTTGTTTTGCAGATTTTCCATCTTGGTGGACATTGAATTGCTAACTCTATGTATCTCTTTCTCTATCTCAACAGCCTCATTTCTCAGTTTCTCTACATTTTGGCCTAACTTCTCATAAGATTCATGAAGGATTTCCATTCCTCCCTGCAACACTTCTCTCATGTCTGTCTGTCCTTGTCGTAATTCTGATTGAGACGCCGCGATTAACTTCGACTGTTCCAAAATAACactagaatgtttcaatgaaacGTCAATCTGGTCTCCAACTTTTTCTGACGTCTCGGCCACTTGCTGCGTTTTACTGTCCAAGGAAGTTAACGAATTCTCAATCTGTTCCGAATTCTGTATAAGCCGTTCAGAATTTTCCTggatggtatgcaatttttcctCGGCGAATTCTGCAGACTTCTTCAAGTCATTTACAAGTCTCTCCGTCTCAATCTTGAACGCATTAGCCTGCAGTTGATGACATACTGAATTTGTGTGAAGATAGAATTCAAGGTAAATTTTATGTGCGGATTCGTCCAACTTTGTCAGACATTTCAACATATCTGACTGAGAATCACATGACGGAAACGAAGGCCGGCCGGAATCCTTTTGGAAACAATCACTTAACTGCCATGCAAGTCTAGATCTCTTCTCACCATCTTTGAGAATTACAGAACACGTAGCGAAAAGATTTTCGTAAGCATTTTGCCAACAAGAATTCGGCTTACTTGCTAATCTCTGTTGTGCAGTTTCAACTGACTCGTTTCCCTTGGGATCGTTAGGCAGTTCCATTGAGAACTTCGCGACACCGCCAGACTTCTGATAATTGTTGTTGTCATCCTTGTTGGTATCATCATATGAAGAAGAAGACCCTCGCCATGTAAAGGAAAATGACTGGGTTTCCCGTGATAATAAACACAACAAAAGTAATGAAAAGAACAGAAAATGATGTTGATCCATATTTGGTTTCTGCGAGAATAGACAAGAAATGAAGACAATATAAAGGGAATGAAATAATGGCATTAACTGCTAACATTCAAGGGATGCGACTTATAGGAAAAGACACCAAATATCTTTTGGTTAAATTCATTGGATCGACAGAAAAAATTTACAATAACTGATAAAATAAGTAAATAAATGATGGTAAATTAAGAAAATTGGAGATCCTTCAGTTTCTTTTTCTATAGACAATCTGAGAATTACCATCCAAAGCACCAAGTATGGCATCTGTATGCTCTTGCACGACCTTCCATGCCCCAGTCACATGACGTTCCTCTGTCAGCGTCGCCCCGACAGCAAACCGAATCATGTACACCCCTCCAACAATAGCATGAGTCATATATATCCGTCCAGACGCATTGATTGATTCAAGCAGTTTCGCATTGGTCTCATTTGTTTGAGCTTCAATGTAATCATTTTCGGCTATTGTTTGCTTGGATATTGCAGTTGGTTTAAGGCGAAAGGAAACCATGGCGAATGTTCTTGGAACCACAATTTCCAACCTGTTGTCCATGAGCCCTTGAAAATGCTTAGCCATTTTAACATGACTCCTAAGGAAGGTTCTTAAGTTGGCGACTCCGTAGCTGCGGAGTACTAACCAAAGTTTCATCGATCGAAATCTTCTGCTTAGAGCTATTTGCCAATCCTTGTAATCGATGACTTGTTTCGATTCAGTTGCTTTGTTCTTCAAATACTCTGGATTTGTTGATAATGCCTTTACAAGGGAGCTAGAGTCTTTAACCCATAAACAGCAGGAATCCAAAGTAGTGAAGAACCACTTATGTGCATTCAGACTAAATGAGGTGCCTGAACTCCGGGCATATACAAGCACTTCCGGCATATGCTGCATCCACGTGAACCCAAATGCCGTACAATTTTGCAACCTCACAAAGTGGGCCAATAGGGTCTACGGCTGTTGATGAAGTTGTTCCGACCGTGGCACATAGAAATAATCGATCTAACCCGGATTCAATGTCAGCAAGAATTGTTGATTGAAGTGAATTTGGAGAGAGCCCGAAGTTCGTAGCCTTGGATGTCGTTATAGCGCGGAAATTCTTCGGATTTATACATAAAATAGCAATTTGAGCAGCTTTTTGCAGTGCACAATGAGTTTGATCAGAAGCATAAACAACTAGCTTATTAATATTTTCTCTGCCAATTTTGTTCAACATTCTCTATCTCTTGCTGTAGTTAATGTACATAAAATAGTAATTTAGTAGTATAAGATAGGAGGCTGCTGAGTATGTGGCCTGGTTAGCAATTTGTCACATGGGATTTTGGAATTGAATAATTTTTAATGGAGTCTTAACTGTAAGAACCATGTATGGTGCATCAACTCTGGGCCTAGTGCCGTCCGTATATACCAATGGCATGGTAAATTTGTGCTTTCGAAATGGTACATTAGATGGGGATGGTAGAAAGCGACTGACGATGCAGAATGTACTCCATTACCAAACTCACCTTCTTCATGGGTACACTTATGTTTTAACTCCCAAATTCTTTTTGTTTGCATGTTTGCGGATGAGAATAGGAGTAATTACTTGGCTTTTATTTTGaaatattaattattatttttttatttaacaaAAAATTGTATTGAAAAATAAAGAGTAAACATTTACATAGGAATGGGTGGGAGTCTAGCAACAATCTGCGCTCCCACGTTTTTTTGAATAACAATGTCGAGCCTATGAAAGAGAGACCCACCAATCTTATGGTTGACATCATGACTAACTAAGCAATTTCTTAATCGTTTCAGAAAAGAGATAGTGTCGACTCCGAGTTCACCTAATGTGGAGAAAGCCAAAACGCCAAAACCATACCCATGAGTCACACATTTAATTTGATCTTACATTTAATTTGCGAGTCGATTtcaaatcattaaaattattgttACTTCTAGAACAATTATTTCTTTCAAAATAAAAAGTTGGATGGAAATACTTTTGGTAAGTGTTCTTGTATATGAGAAAATCTTAATTAATACTTATAAATAACCTATTTTtttagaggaggaggaggatttaTGGACACTCTTACACACCATATCTCATTTGATTTGCGCCATTTCCCCCATAAAATTCAAACGACAATGCATTTAAAGCTAATATCTTGATGATACGTTGCTCTTATAAGACTCtagattcctaccaaaaatgagcacaatccAAGATATCAAACCTCACTATTTACCAATCTTAATTTCAAACTTTAATTTTTCAACGATTGATTTTCAAAGTGGttgatggtggtgttatacgtcccagattatacacatttttggTATGAACATTGAGATAGTATATATATAAGAGTGTCCATAGATAGTATATATATAAGAGTGTCCCTTTATAAGGTAACttattcaaaataatttttttacgaTTATATATTTAAACATTAAGAGTTTAATAAAAATACTAAATTGTACGAAATTAATATTATAAAAACTATATCTATGAATAAAAAAATAAGACTCCTTTTCAGTCCGAAATAAGTGTTTTCCTCAAATAGGTAAGTTCACACCCATACATTGTTGAGAAATTAAGGAAAGATATCCCTCGAACAATATGAATGAATCACCATAATAACGTTAAAGGATAtcttaaaaaatatatttatatattttttttaaaagtatttttttaatCGCGGCTGCAAAACAACAACCAAGCAAAACCAAATGagttacaaagaggaaacaattACATAGAAATACAAGAAAAGATGCAAGGAGGTAGGAAGATATCCACCATTAGTGAATATTATGCCTAATGACATAATCAACGAGAATGTGGACAGCTTCATTTGCCTGTCGCGGTATATAAGAATTCAACCTTGTCAAGTTGACCAAAAACTTGCTTGATCTGGAGACATGACTAATCAGTCTCCAAGGGGTATTTGTCAGACTATCATTTAACGCTTGGAAAACTTTCGAGCATCACCTTCAATGATAATCTTGTTTTATAGTTTAGCTGCAATTTTGATGGCCATTAGGAAACATGATGCTTCTACCGTTAGAGAAATTTGAAGATCAATAACGTCAGTCTGAGTAAAAATGAACTCCCCAAGTGAATTTCTCAGCACTAGTAGCACAAGACGTGCAGAACTTCTCCAAGATTCATTTACATTTATCTTTGTAGAATCAGCTGGAGGAGGACACCAATGTTGCCTCATATTGGTCACGACGTGCAACTAGTTGGATAAAGGAGCATGGATCTCAACTTCTTCATTTTTATAATACAACAGTACACGCCATACACAATAACAGACTGGATATGATACTAATAAAAAAATGATTTGTGCTAGATTACCAACTCATCTATTCCTCTCCTTATAGCCCAGATCATAGAAACTCCCAGGTTGAAGGTGTAGTTATTATGTTGCACTCTAATCCAAGGAGCTAACAACTGCTTAATTATGATAGTGTTAGTGTCATGCAGTCTTAGACTAAGGGGGGTGACAAAAAGAATTTCCTGAGAATAATGACACTAGTACTCGACAAGTAAATGATTTGCAGTTTAAGAATCCACACCACACGGAGCACATTCAGTTGGTACACCTTCGCTGAATTCCCCAATTTTACTTGAACCCCAATATTATCATGAATGAATCtccaagaaaaataaattattcttGGTGTTAATTTCTTGACAGACTAAAGAAAATTCATGGAAAACAATTGTTATTCAGTACAAAAGATTGTCCACTTAGAAAGGTATCAGGCCATGTGACGATTAACGTACAAAgtgtatttattttaattataaagaaaatCTAAATAATGCGAAAGTCAAGTAAATCAtacaacacaagattttgttaacaaggaaaccgcaaatacaaaaaaGCATCGGGACTTAATCCAGTTttaaatactcttagaattaagccgatatacgaagactaataccaacttcgtatagttgagaccaagaaaactAACTCTGAGTTACCTAGTTCCTTTAGTATCCCTACGTCTAATACCAATCTGGTCAACCACATATTTGTCAAACTAAGCTTGGTGCACCAATTGGTTAGCCCAAGAACAATGGTTAAGTTGTTCGTGAACCTTGAAGGATTAATAGAGTTCAATAACCTTCAGTTTGTATACTCAAGCTAGAAAAAGTTTCCAGGAATCTCCTAAAATCAACTATTTCGTGTACTGGCCAAATCAGTTCGTGTACTTAAGCATTCAAAAGTTTCCAAGAACATCTCAAAATCAACCAGTTCACGAACTGACTAAATCAGTTTGTGTACGCGATTTAGAGAATAATTTTTCAAGTCTTATCATTTATAAGCTCCAAGTTCGTGTACTGAGAAAATCAGTTCTTGAACATAAAAACTAACTTGAATAATCCTGATGAACTTAATATGCAAGTATGGTATGTCGAAAATCGTTCTCAACCTATTATGTGATAAATTCTTCATTGCTTGAATTTATGATT encodes:
- the LOC113351803 gene encoding protein GAMETE EXPRESSED 1-like: MDQHHFLFFSLLLLCLLSRETQSFSFTWRGSSSSYDDTNKDDNNNYQKSGGVAKFSMELPNDPKGNESVETAQQRLASKPNSCWQNAYENLFATCSVILKDGEKRSRLAWQLSDCFQKDSGRPSFPSCDSQSDMLKCLTKLDESAHKIYLEFYLHTNSVCHQLQANAFKIETERLVNDLKKSAEFAEEKLHTIQENSERLIQNSEQIENSLTSLDSKTQQVAETSEKVGDQIDVSLKHSSVILEQSKLIAASQSELRQGQTDMREVLQGGMEILHESYEKLGQNVEKLRNEAVEIEKEIHRVSNSMSTKMENLQNKANDIGNVAGLSLDKQKQLLDGQSTALEGLDFLTKFQSQALEESRASLQTLAEFGQKQQEELLRRQQQIQQAHDHLIENSKSILAAQEEFESKQASMFLALDKLFTLHNAILLESRSIKAFLFYSFVIFLLYMLTSAKQTYGMRARLYLGLCAIFLVEFIMCRFGVDLDQQVWLASKVTLARSSFLVAAAVQLLYSIFTYRDYEVLNHRMLETLIDKVNTMERKRAMPLEIDESSDDIDFSTWIDEDLSEDENFCKDPDFLLPEEVAENSVTTSSYSRQYDLRPRRVCQ